Proteins co-encoded in one Enterobacter sp. R4-368 genomic window:
- a CDS encoding intracellular growth attenuator family protein produces MSTILIFFAAMLACAFLAGWIFRFRSQRRYRLPYLQAFTGATTRKLTPEERETAERYLETLSRTQNNLAPTGATAAPVSISLNAHSNTVLYVTHPITRYGITTDAPNKWRYYLDSVEVHLPPSWEQYITDENNVELIRTDSMPLVISLNGHTLSEYMSEERGGELERVSSSQSAIRGEESEQIELLNIRRETSEEYALSRPDGMREALLISVSFLLFFFCLASPDVFIPWLAGGGVMLLAAGLWGLYAPPAKNTLREIHCLRGTPKRWGLFGENNQEQMNNISLGIIDLIYPRHWQPFVTQDLGQQTDIDIYLDRHVVRQGRFLSLHDEVKNFPLQHWVRSAVISIGSLVVLAMLLIWVPLDMPIKFTVSWIKGAQTVEASSVNQLEAAGLRIGDTLRISGTGMCNIHMQNNWTSRQTSPFTPFDCSQIIWNNAPPLPLPESDIVNKATALAQAVSRQLHPTTEEDSRVSPVLRSAIQKSGMVLLDDFADIVLKTQDLCAAQDECLRLKNALVNLGNSKDWETLTKRASDGKLTGVNVLLRPVSAESLDNLVTTSTAPFIMRETTRAAQSLNSPAPGGFVISSEEGSELVDQPWPPIALYDYPAQEQWKEFQRLAQMLMQTPFRAEGIITNIYTDANGTRHISLHRMPDASGLWRYAGTTLLLVAMVICSLYNGVLALRRYQRNRTRIEEIQQYYASCLNPQFLPTQDSLSS; encoded by the coding sequence ATGAGCACCATTTTGATTTTTTTCGCTGCTATGCTGGCCTGCGCATTCCTCGCCGGATGGATTTTCAGGTTCAGGTCGCAACGTCGGTATCGACTGCCTTATTTGCAGGCATTCACCGGCGCGACTACCCGTAAATTAACACCTGAAGAGCGTGAAACGGCGGAACGCTATCTGGAAACGCTCTCCCGCACGCAAAACAATCTCGCCCCGACGGGCGCGACTGCCGCCCCTGTCTCCATCAGCCTTAACGCACATAGCAACACGGTGCTGTATGTCACGCACCCGATCACCCGCTATGGCATCACCACTGACGCCCCGAATAAATGGCGCTACTACCTTGATTCCGTCGAAGTGCACTTGCCCCCTTCATGGGAGCAGTACATTACCGACGAGAACAATGTTGAACTGATCCGCACCGACTCAATGCCGCTGGTTATTTCGCTTAACGGGCATACGCTTAGCGAATACATGAGCGAAGAGCGCGGCGGTGAACTGGAACGCGTCTCGTCGAGTCAATCCGCCATCCGTGGCGAAGAAAGCGAGCAAATTGAGCTGCTGAATATTCGCCGGGAAACATCGGAAGAATATGCATTAAGCCGCCCGGACGGCATGCGCGAAGCGCTGCTGATTTCGGTCTCGTTTTTACTGTTTTTCTTCTGTCTGGCCTCGCCCGATGTCTTTATCCCGTGGCTGGCGGGCGGCGGTGTGATGTTGCTTGCTGCCGGGCTCTGGGGGTTATATGCGCCACCGGCTAAAAACACACTGCGGGAGATTCATTGTCTGCGTGGCACGCCAAAGCGCTGGGGGCTGTTCGGTGAGAATAATCAGGAGCAAATGAATAATATCTCGTTAGGTATTATCGACCTGATTTATCCGCGTCACTGGCAGCCCTTCGTCACACAGGATTTGGGCCAGCAAACCGATATTGATATCTACCTCGATCGCCACGTTGTGCGCCAGGGGCGTTTTCTCTCCCTGCACGATGAAGTGAAAAATTTCCCGCTGCAGCACTGGGTGCGCAGCGCCGTCATTTCTATCGGTTCGCTGGTGGTGCTGGCGATGTTGTTGATTTGGGTGCCGCTGGATATGCCGATCAAATTTACCGTGTCGTGGATTAAAGGCGCGCAGACCGTTGAAGCGAGCAGTGTGAATCAGCTTGAAGCTGCCGGGTTGCGGATTGGTGACACGTTGCGCATCAGCGGTACCGGCATGTGTAATATTCACATGCAAAATAACTGGACCTCGCGCCAGACGTCGCCGTTTACGCCGTTCGACTGCTCGCAAATTATCTGGAACAACGCCCCACCCCTGCCGTTGCCAGAATCCGATATTGTGAACAAAGCCACCGCGCTTGCTCAGGCGGTCAGCCGCCAGCTTCACCCCACTACCGAAGAAGATTCCCGCGTGAGCCCGGTGTTGCGCTCAGCCATTCAGAAATCCGGCATGGTGCTGCTGGATGATTTCGCCGATATCGTACTGAAAACTCAAGATTTGTGTGCCGCCCAGGATGAGTGTTTGAGGTTGAAAAACGCGCTGGTCAACCTCGGAAACAGTAAAGACTGGGAAACTCTGACCAAACGCGCCAGCGACGGGAAACTCACCGGCGTGAACGTTTTGCTGCGCCCGGTAAGTGCCGAGTCGCTGGATAATCTGGTTACCACCTCCACCGCGCCGTTCATTATGCGGGAAACGACCCGCGCCGCGCAGTCGCTGAACAGCCCGGCACCGGGCGGTTTTGTGATTAGCAGTGAAGAAGGTAGCGAGCTGGTTGATCAACCCTGGCCGCCGATTGCGCTGTATGACTACCCTGCGCAGGAACAATGGAAGGAATTTCAGCGGCTGGCGCAAATGCTGATGCAGACGCCGTTTCGCGCGGAAGGGATCATTACCAATATCTATACCGATGCCAACGGCACCAGGCACATCAGCCTGCACCGCATGCCGGATGCCAGCGGCCTGTGGCGTTATGCGGGAACCACACTTCTGTTGGTCGCGATGGTGATTTGCAGCCTTTACAACGGTGTGCTGGCGCTTCGGCGTTACCAGCGCAATCGCACACGTATCGAAGAGATTCAGCAGTATTACGCAAGCTGTCTGAACCCCCAGTTTCTGCCCACCCAGGATAGCCTCAGCAGCTAA
- the hofQ gene encoding DNA uptake porin HofQ — protein sequence MRKWIASAMLFSLPLAGAQTSRVVTMTVDDVPVTQVLQALVALEKQNMVISPEVSGTVSLNLKEVPWQQALQTVAASAGLTLHQQGNIWQVHTTAWRQQKQAEQEAAQRQRKQNIPLQTRSFVLRYADAVELAKAGEKLLSPQGAMTVDVRLNRLLVRDNKEGLAALEKWVTQMDLPVEQVELAAYIVTINEKSLRELGVKWGLAQDKPAARGRLSGVSADLSVPDASTRVSFNIGSINAQLLELELSALEQKQQLEIIASPRLLASHRQPASIKQGSEIPYQVASGDSGSTAVEFKEAVLGMEVTPTVLPDNRVRLKLRISQNMPGQVLQQAGGEAMAIDKQEIETQVEVKSGDTLALGGIFSQKNSADRAQVPGLGSIPGIGRLFRQDAKDNERRELVVFITPRLAAVH from the coding sequence ATGCGAAAATGGATAGCGAGCGCGATGCTCTTTAGCCTGCCGCTTGCCGGCGCGCAGACATCACGTGTCGTCACAATGACCGTCGACGACGTGCCTGTCACCCAGGTATTGCAGGCGCTGGTTGCGCTGGAGAAGCAGAACATGGTGATTTCACCTGAGGTCAGCGGCACGGTGTCGCTGAATCTCAAAGAGGTCCCCTGGCAGCAGGCGCTCCAAACCGTTGCCGCCAGTGCCGGATTAACGTTACACCAGCAGGGCAACATCTGGCAGGTCCATACGACGGCATGGCGGCAGCAAAAGCAGGCGGAGCAGGAGGCCGCTCAGCGCCAGCGCAAGCAGAATATACCCTTGCAAACACGCAGTTTTGTGTTGCGCTATGCCGACGCGGTAGAGCTGGCAAAAGCCGGAGAAAAACTGCTCAGCCCACAAGGGGCGATGACGGTTGATGTGCGGCTTAACCGGTTACTGGTGCGTGATAATAAAGAAGGGCTCGCCGCACTGGAAAAATGGGTCACGCAGATGGATCTACCGGTCGAGCAGGTAGAGCTGGCGGCTTATATCGTCACCATCAATGAAAAAAGCCTACGCGAGTTGGGGGTGAAATGGGGACTGGCGCAGGATAAACCCGCAGCGCGTGGGCGACTTAGCGGTGTTTCTGCCGATCTCTCGGTTCCGGATGCCAGTACGCGCGTGAGCTTTAATATCGGCAGTATCAACGCCCAACTGCTGGAGCTGGAGTTGTCAGCCCTTGAGCAAAAACAGCAGCTTGAAATTATCGCCAGCCCACGCTTGTTGGCTTCTCACCGCCAGCCGGCGAGTATTAAGCAGGGGAGCGAAATACCTTATCAGGTTGCCAGCGGCGATAGTGGCAGCACGGCGGTAGAATTTAAAGAGGCGGTGCTGGGGATGGAAGTTACACCGACGGTGCTGCCCGATAACCGTGTGCGGCTGAAGCTGCGCATTAGCCAAAATATGCCAGGCCAGGTGCTACAGCAAGCAGGGGGCGAGGCGATGGCGATTGACAAGCAGGAAATTGAAACGCAGGTAGAGGTTAAAAGCGGCGATACGCTGGCGCTTGGTGGGATCTTCTCACAAAAGAACTCCGCCGACAGGGCGCAGGTTCCTGGTTTAGGCTCAATTCCAGGTATCGGCAGGTTATTTCGCCAGGACGCCAAAGATAATGAGCGGCGCGAGCTGGTGGTGTTTATTACGCCCAGGTTGGCGGCGGTACATTAA
- the aroB gene encoding 3-dehydroquinate synthase — protein sequence MERITVTLGERSYPITIAAGLFNDPASFSPLKSGDQVMLVTNETLAPLYLDKVRHVLEQAGVKVDSVILPDGEQYKSLAVMDTVFTALLQKPHGRDTTLVALGGGVVGDLTGFAAASYQRGVRFIQVPTTLLSQVDSSVGGKTAVNHPLGKNMIGAFYQPASVIVDLDCLATLPARELSSGLAEVIKYGIILDGEFFDWLEQNMDALLRLDGPAMAYCIRRCCELKAEVVATDERETGLRALLNLGHTFGHAIEAEMGYGNWLHGEAVAAGMVMAAHASERLGQFSKADTQRIKALLKRAGLPVQGPQEMSAQAYLPHMMRDKKVLAGEMRLVLPLAIGKSEVRGGVPHDVVLGAIADCQQA from the coding sequence ATGGAGAGGATCACAGTCACTCTCGGGGAACGTAGTTACCCTATCACCATCGCGGCTGGTCTGTTTAACGATCCAGCTTCCTTCTCGCCCCTGAAGTCTGGTGATCAGGTTATGCTGGTCACCAATGAAACACTGGCTCCGCTCTATCTTGATAAAGTCCGCCATGTTCTTGAACAGGCTGGCGTGAAAGTGGATAGCGTGATTCTGCCGGATGGCGAGCAGTACAAAAGCCTTGCGGTGATGGACACGGTCTTTACCGCATTGTTGCAAAAACCCCATGGGCGCGATACCACACTGGTCGCGCTGGGTGGTGGAGTGGTGGGTGATTTGACCGGCTTCGCGGCCGCCAGCTATCAGCGCGGTGTGCGCTTTATTCAAGTGCCGACCACGCTCCTTTCTCAGGTTGATTCCTCTGTTGGCGGCAAAACAGCGGTGAACCACCCCCTCGGCAAAAACATGATCGGCGCGTTTTATCAGCCTGCGTCGGTGATTGTCGATCTTGATTGTCTGGCTACGCTTCCTGCCCGCGAATTATCGTCCGGCCTCGCGGAAGTGATCAAATACGGCATTATTCTCGACGGCGAGTTCTTTGACTGGCTGGAACAGAACATGGATGCGTTGCTGCGCCTTGATGGTCCGGCGATGGCGTACTGTATTCGCCGTTGTTGTGAGCTGAAAGCAGAAGTTGTTGCCACCGATGAGCGGGAAACAGGCTTACGTGCTTTACTGAATCTGGGGCATACCTTCGGCCACGCTATTGAAGCGGAAATGGGCTACGGGAACTGGTTGCACGGTGAAGCTGTCGCGGCAGGTATGGTGATGGCGGCGCATGCATCTGAACGTCTTGGCCAGTTCAGCAAAGCGGATACGCAGCGTATAAAAGCGCTGCTGAAACGCGCAGGTTTGCCGGTACAAGGCCCACAGGAGATGTCTGCGCAGGCTTATTTACCGCACATGATGCGCGATAAAAAAGTGCTGGCGGGAGAGATGCGTTTAGTGCTCCCGTTGGCAATAGGGAAGAGTGAAGTTCGCGGCGGAGTGCCGCACGACGTAGTACTTGGCGCTATTGCTGATTGCCAGCAGGCGTAA
- the aroK gene encoding shikimate kinase AroK, translated as MAEKRNIFLVGPMGAGKSTIGRQLAQQLNMEFYDSDQEIEKRTGADVGWVFDVEGEEGFRDREEKIINELTEKQGIVLATGGGSVKSRETRNRLSARGVVVYLETTIEKQLARTQRDKKRPLLQVDTPPREVLEALADERNPLYEEIADVTIRTDDQSAKVVANQIIHMLESN; from the coding sequence ATGGCAGAGAAACGCAATATCTTTCTGGTTGGGCCTATGGGTGCCGGCAAAAGCACTATTGGGCGTCAGTTAGCTCAACAACTCAATATGGAATTTTACGATTCTGATCAAGAGATTGAGAAACGAACCGGAGCTGATGTGGGCTGGGTCTTCGATGTTGAAGGTGAAGAAGGCTTCCGCGATCGCGAAGAAAAAATCATCAATGAGCTGACGGAAAAACAGGGCATCGTACTGGCGACCGGCGGTGGCTCTGTGAAGTCTCGCGAGACCCGTAATCGTCTCTCCGCCCGTGGCGTAGTGGTTTATCTGGAAACCACTATCGAAAAGCAATTAGCTCGCACTCAACGTGACAAAAAACGCCCGCTTCTGCAGGTGGATACGCCGCCGCGCGAAGTACTGGAAGCGTTGGCCGACGAACGTAATCCGTTGTATGAAGAGATTGCCGACGTGACCATTCGCACCGACGATCAGAGTGCTAAAGTGGTGGCAAACCAGATTATTCATATGCTGGAAAGCAACTAA
- a CDS encoding HofP DNA utilization family protein yields MRISRLLLAALLSLFLCGMRDPFQPPQDICRTAQLSNWHFHGAVAGDQPIGIVRDTTGRWYRLIVGETLPTGWRVVAIHQDEMLIEIGEECTPAQWRWQREGTQHAKMDSERDAL; encoded by the coding sequence ATGCGAATTAGTCGTCTGTTACTGGCCGCGCTGCTCAGCCTGTTTCTGTGCGGCATGCGCGACCCTTTCCAGCCACCACAGGATATCTGCCGAACCGCCCAGCTCAGCAACTGGCATTTTCACGGCGCGGTGGCGGGGGATCAACCGATAGGGATCGTGCGTGATACCACCGGGCGCTGGTATCGCCTTATTGTCGGCGAAACGCTGCCCACCGGATGGCGCGTTGTCGCCATTCACCAGGACGAAATGCTGATTGAGATTGGCGAAGAGTGCACACCAGCGCAATGGCGCTGGCAACGAGAAGGAACTCAACATGCGAAAATGGATAGCGAGCGCGATGCTCTTTAG
- the mrcA gene encoding peptidoglycan glycosyltransferase/peptidoglycan DD-transpeptidase MrcA: MKFVKYLFILAVCCILLGAGSIYGLYKYIEPQLPDVATLKDVRLQIPMQVYSADGELIAQYGEKRRIPLTLNQIPPEMVKAFIATEDSRFYEHHGVDPVGIFRAASVAMFSGRASQGASTITQQLARNFFLSPERTLMRKLKEVFLAIRIEQLLSKDEILELYLNKIYLGYRAYGVGAAAQVYFGKSVDQLTLSEMAVIAGLPKAPSTFNPLYSLDRATARRNVVLARMESEGYITEQQYDQARGEAIDANYHAPEIAFSAPYLSEMVRQDLVNRYGDKAYEDGYRVYTTITRKVQQAAQAAVRNNVMDYDMRHGYRGPSNVLWKVGEAAWDSKKITDSLKTLPSYGPLSPAVVTSANPQEATAMMADGTSVSLRMEGMRWARPYRSDTQQGATPRKVTDVVQAGQQIWVRQVDDAWWLAQVPDVNSALVSINPRNGAVLALVGGFDFNQSKFNRATQALRQVGSNIKPFLYTAAMDKGLTLASILNDAPISRWDAGAGSDWRPKNSPDEYAGPIRLRQGLGQSKNVVMVRAMRAMGVDYAAEYLQRFGFPAQNIVHTESLALGSASFTPMQVARGYSVMANGGFLIDPYFITKIENDQGNVLFEVRPKIACADCDIPVIYGDTPKSNVLENKDMENVATSQEQQNAAVPQPQLEQANQALVQRSGAEEYAPHVISTPLSFLIKSALNSNIFGEPGWQGTGWRAGRDLKRNDIGGKTGTTNSSKDAWFSGYGPGVVTSVWIGFDDHRRDLGRTTASGAIKDQISGYEGGAKSAQPAWDAYMKVVLDGVPEEPLTPPPGIVTVNIDRSTGQLANGGSSRQEYFIEGTQPTQQAVHEVGTTLMDNGESHELF, from the coding sequence GTGAAGTTCGTAAAGTATTTATTCATCCTTGCAGTATGTTGCATTCTGCTGGGAGCAGGCTCGATTTACGGTCTGTACAAATATATTGAGCCACAGCTACCTGACGTCGCCACGCTGAAAGACGTGCGGCTACAAATTCCGATGCAGGTCTATAGCGCTGACGGCGAATTGATCGCGCAATATGGTGAAAAACGCCGTATTCCGCTGACGTTGAATCAAATCCCGCCTGAAATGGTTAAAGCGTTTATCGCCACGGAAGATAGCCGTTTTTATGAACATCACGGTGTTGACCCGGTGGGGATTTTCCGCGCCGCCAGCGTGGCGATGTTTTCCGGACGTGCGTCGCAGGGCGCAAGTACGATTACCCAACAGCTGGCACGTAACTTTTTCTTAAGTCCGGAACGCACGCTGATGCGTAAGCTTAAAGAAGTGTTCCTGGCGATCCGCATTGAACAGTTGCTGAGCAAAGATGAGATCCTTGAGCTTTATCTCAATAAGATCTACCTCGGTTACCGCGCGTACGGCGTGGGCGCTGCAGCACAGGTGTACTTTGGGAAATCGGTCGATCAGTTAACGCTGAGTGAAATGGCGGTGATTGCCGGTCTGCCGAAAGCACCGTCTACGTTTAACCCGCTCTATTCACTTGATCGCGCTACCGCGCGCCGCAATGTGGTGCTGGCACGTATGGAGAGCGAAGGCTACATCACCGAGCAGCAGTATGATCAAGCGCGCGGTGAAGCTATCGATGCCAATTACCATGCGCCGGAAATCGCTTTTTCCGCGCCTTACCTTTCCGAAATGGTGCGCCAGGATTTGGTCAATCGCTATGGCGATAAAGCCTACGAAGATGGCTACCGCGTTTACACCACTATCACCCGCAAAGTGCAGCAAGCCGCGCAGGCCGCCGTACGTAATAACGTGATGGATTACGACATGCGCCACGGTTATCGCGGCCCGTCGAATGTGTTGTGGAAAGTGGGCGAAGCGGCGTGGGACAGTAAAAAAATCACCGATTCCCTGAAAACGCTGCCGTCTTATGGCCCGCTCTCGCCAGCAGTGGTGACCAGTGCCAATCCGCAAGAAGCGACGGCGATGATGGCCGATGGCACCTCGGTCTCTTTGCGCATGGAAGGCATGCGCTGGGCGCGTCCTTATCGTTCCGATACGCAACAAGGCGCAACGCCGCGCAAAGTCACCGACGTGGTGCAGGCCGGACAGCAGATTTGGGTTCGCCAGGTGGATGACGCGTGGTGGCTGGCACAGGTGCCGGACGTTAACTCGGCGCTGGTTTCCATCAACCCACGTAACGGCGCCGTATTGGCGCTCGTGGGCGGCTTCGATTTCAACCAAAGCAAGTTTAACCGCGCGACACAGGCGCTGCGCCAGGTGGGTTCTAACATCAAGCCGTTCCTTTACACCGCAGCAATGGATAAGGGCCTGACGCTGGCGAGCATTCTGAATGATGCGCCAATTTCCCGCTGGGACGCGGGCGCAGGCTCCGACTGGCGACCAAAAAACTCGCCGGACGAGTATGCCGGTCCGATTCGTTTACGCCAGGGTTTGGGGCAGTCTAAAAACGTGGTGATGGTGCGTGCAATGCGTGCAATGGGTGTGGATTACGCGGCGGAATATCTGCAGCGTTTCGGCTTCCCGGCGCAAAACATTGTTCACACCGAATCACTGGCGCTGGGCTCTGCTTCCTTTACACCCATGCAGGTTGCCCGCGGTTATTCGGTGATGGCGAACGGTGGTTTCCTGATCGATCCGTATTTCATTACCAAAATCGAAAACGATCAGGGCAATGTGCTGTTTGAAGTACGTCCGAAAATCGCCTGTGCCGATTGTGATATTCCGGTGATTTACGGCGATACGCCGAAATCGAACGTGCTGGAAAACAAAGACATGGAAAACGTCGCCACCTCACAAGAGCAGCAGAACGCAGCAGTACCGCAGCCGCAGCTTGAGCAAGCCAATCAGGCGCTGGTGCAAAGAAGCGGTGCCGAAGAGTACGCGCCACATGTTATCAGCACCCCGCTGTCGTTTTTGATCAAAAGCGCGCTGAACAGTAACATCTTTGGCGAGCCCGGCTGGCAGGGCACAGGCTGGCGCGCAGGTCGCGATCTCAAACGCAATGATATTGGCGGTAAAACCGGGACCACGAACAGTTCGAAAGATGCCTGGTTCTCGGGTTATGGCCCGGGTGTGGTGACCTCCGTTTGGATCGGCTTTGACGATCATCGCAGGGATTTGGGGCGTACTACCGCCTCCGGCGCGATTAAAGATCAGATTTCCGGCTACGAAGGCGGCGCGAAAAGCGCACAACCTGCCTGGGATGCGTATATGAAAGTCGTGCTGGATGGGGTTCCTGAAGAGCCATTAACCCCGCCGCCAGGCATAGTGACGGTGAATATCGACCGCAGCACCGGCCAACTGGCGAACGGTGGTAGCAGCCGCCAGGAGTACTTTATCGAAGGGACGCAGCCAACGCAGCAAGCCGTCCATGAAGTGGGCACCACGTTAATGGATAACGGTGAGTCTCACGAGCTGTTTTAA
- the nudE gene encoding ADP compounds hydrolase NudE: MSESLQKPTILNVETVASSRLFNVERVDLEFSNGVRRVYERMRPSTHEAVMIVPIVDDHLILIREYAVGTESYELGFSKGLIDPGESIYEAANRELKEEVGFGAKELTFLKKLSMAPSYFSSKMNIIVAEDLYPESLPGDEPEPLPQVRWPLKHLMDLLEDPDFNEARNVSALFLVREWLKGQGRL; this comes from the coding sequence ATGAGCGAATCATTGCAAAAACCCACCATTCTTAACGTAGAAACGGTCGCGTCTTCACGACTTTTTAACGTAGAACGTGTGGATCTGGAATTCAGTAACGGCGTGCGCCGTGTTTATGAACGTATGCGCCCCTCTACGCACGAAGCCGTGATGATTGTGCCAATTGTTGACGATCACCTGATCCTGATCCGCGAATATGCGGTTGGCACTGAATCTTACGAACTGGGATTTTCCAAGGGTCTTATCGATCCGGGTGAGAGTATATACGAAGCGGCGAACCGTGAACTAAAAGAAGAAGTCGGATTTGGCGCAAAAGAGCTTACTTTTCTGAAAAAACTCAGTATGGCGCCTTCTTACTTCTCCAGCAAAATGAACATTATCGTGGCAGAAGATCTCTATCCGGAGTCGCTGCCGGGTGATGAACCAGAACCGCTACCGCAGGTACGCTGGCCGCTGAAGCATTTGATGGACCTGCTGGAAGATCCTGATTTCAACGAAGCCCGCAATGTCAGCGCGCTGTTTTTGGTTCGCGAATGGCTAAAAGGCCAGGGGCGGCTCTGA
- a CDS encoding PilN domain-containing protein — MQPVVNFLPWRRQKRLRCIRRWCAVFIATAVVIVPGGALWRASAVAGLRQATLWQQSDAALLAGLHAAEQPLQLRHQRWQQEQAQRLRLQRTEAWRQTLLTLAENLPPNAWLTALRWQQNQLEITGLAGSFNALNELEQRLQKTAGFQLQPAGTVERDAQGRWQFHYQLNRERDDAQP, encoded by the coding sequence ATGCAGCCCGTTGTGAATTTTCTCCCCTGGCGGCGTCAAAAGCGGTTGCGCTGCATTCGTCGCTGGTGCGCGGTTTTTATCGCAACAGCGGTGGTGATTGTGCCAGGCGGCGCATTATGGCGGGCATCCGCTGTGGCTGGTCTGCGCCAGGCCACGCTGTGGCAGCAATCTGATGCCGCCTTACTTGCAGGGTTGCACGCCGCCGAGCAGCCGTTGCAGCTTCGACACCAGCGCTGGCAGCAGGAGCAGGCGCAGCGATTACGGCTTCAGCGTACCGAAGCGTGGCGACAGACGTTGCTTACCCTGGCGGAAAATCTGCCTCCCAATGCCTGGCTTACTGCTTTGCGCTGGCAGCAAAACCAGCTTGAAATCACTGGCCTGGCCGGCTCTTTTAACGCATTAAACGAGCTTGAGCAACGGTTGCAGAAAACGGCAGGGTTTCAGCTACAACCCGCAGGCACCGTAGAGCGTGATGCGCAGGGGCGCTGGCAATTCCACTACCAACTGAACCGGGAGCGTGATGATGCTCAACCCTGA
- the damX gene encoding cell division protein DamX — MDEFKPEDELKPDPSDRRTGRSRQSSERVDEPQINFDDVDVDADERRPSRSRRARDEREEESYEEDENAYDEEREERRPRKRKKAAAAKPASRQYVMMGVGILVLLLLIIGIGSALKSPAPTTSNEQNAPAEKSIDLSAGNNNASNTGAADQANGAQPAPAQQPTSGNAPAQQDVSLPPISSTPSQAEAPAAPAGQQRVEVQGDLNNALTQPQNQSQMDNAVNSTLPTEPATVAPVRNGNGAAARQQQSAAAQSHTAAPRAERKQMVIEPKAVAKEPVAKAEPKAESKPVAQPPKRTETATTSPVKAPAVTSSPVQTQAKAAAAPAASAAPAASAAPAASAAAATGNVGALKSAPGNHYTLQLSSSSNSNNLNAWAKKENLKNFVVYQTTRNGQPWYVLVSGVYASKDDAKRAVAALPADVQAKNPWAKPIHQVQADLK; from the coding sequence ATGGATGAATTCAAACCAGAAGACGAGCTGAAACCCGATCCCAGCGATCGTCGTACTGGTCGTTCTCGCCAATCTTCCGAGCGTGTCGATGAGCCGCAAATCAACTTTGATGATGTTGATGTCGATGCGGACGAACGCCGCCCTTCTCGCAGCCGCCGGGCGCGTGATGAGCGTGAAGAAGAGAGCTATGAAGAAGATGAAAACGCGTATGACGAGGAGCGCGAAGAGCGCCGTCCGCGTAAGCGTAAGAAAGCGGCAGCCGCAAAACCCGCTTCCCGTCAATATGTGATGATGGGCGTCGGCATTCTGGTTCTGCTTCTGTTAATCATCGGCATCGGTTCCGCGCTGAAATCCCCCGCACCGACAACGAGTAATGAACAAAACGCACCGGCGGAGAAAAGCATCGATCTCTCTGCAGGCAATAACAACGCCAGCAATACCGGTGCCGCAGATCAGGCAAATGGCGCACAGCCAGCACCTGCTCAGCAACCCACTTCAGGCAATGCACCTGCGCAGCAGGATGTCTCGCTGCCACCAATTTCTTCTACGCCATCACAAGCTGAAGCTCCTGCCGCGCCTGCGGGCCAGCAGCGTGTTGAAGTGCAGGGCGATCTGAATAACGCACTGACTCAGCCACAAAATCAGTCGCAGATGGATAACGCGGTGAATTCGACGCTGCCAACTGAACCTGCAACAGTTGCGCCGGTACGTAACGGCAATGGCGCTGCTGCGCGTCAGCAACAATCTGCTGCAGCTCAAAGCCATACCGCTGCGCCGCGTGCCGAACGCAAACAGATGGTGATCGAGCCGAAGGCGGTTGCTAAAGAGCCAGTGGCGAAAGCAGAACCGAAAGCCGAATCCAAACCGGTTGCTCAGCCGCCGAAACGCACTGAAACCGCCACGACCTCGCCGGTAAAAGCGCCTGCGGTAACATCGTCACCAGTGCAAACTCAGGCTAAAGCCGCGGCTGCGCCTGCAGCCAGTGCCGCGCCTGCAGCCAGTGCCGCGCCTGCAGCAAGCGCTGCTGCCGCCACCGGGAATGTTGGAGCGTTAAAATCTGCGCCGGGTAACCACTACACGCTGCAGTTGAGCAGTTCCTCGAACTCTAACAACCTGAATGCATGGGCGAAGAAAGAGAATCTGAAAAACTTCGTGGTTTACCAGACAACTCGTAACGGCCAGCCGTGGTACGTGCTGGTGAGCGGTGTGTACGCATCTAAAGACGATGCGAAACGCGCTGTCGCGGCGTTGCCGGCAGACGTACAGGCGAAAAATCCCTGGGCCAAACCGATACATCAGGTTCAGGCCGATCTGAAGTAA